A single region of the Methanothermobacter sp. K4 genome encodes:
- a CDS encoding cobaltochelatase subunit CobN — protein MDSRVIVIAVLLVFMFQGTADAADNSTVDVLVIHSIEGTRVVNEAAHRVLQEYPDRNISIRVRSSPQIVNSTPEEVEALLNSSDVIICNYLGTEDYTRILRVVTAKPEILNGKFFAVFDGASGLELVRMSRINDELVFTGVPDTVVSTVSRALRVLQPLPLLEAYVNQYPQIALWAQGEGYYCYRNVPSYRNQILWAADVWARGRNITLNVTYDPPVAVPRELLYRDGKLYGNLTDYLRDYPIDPAKPTIGFIESESNMLGGGTAHMDSLIARLRDTYNIIPVVARYGENTYSAMVRFFTTAPDLASFEANSTLYSPRIQALVSFSTYLLGGSASEKVKALLNFLNVPVLRGVIVNTRTVDDWLLSSDGVTPWSQDDIMGQAGFPETQGLIEPIIIAAAEFQMDPVTGAYTYSYSPITERMEKLAARLTNWVNLRLTPAGEKRIAIIYYNYPPGKSEIGASYLNVPESIYEILLNLKKEGYRTGNITGAAELVTLMIERGINIANWAPGELERLANTTGVILWDAEEYLRWFQGLNPIARRYVTEGPTAYMEELLKLGLQRNVKVEILMRALNSWYAEMKDNIKSSDKASEGLQLLEVMYTALRGVIGGNSSLWGTFHAARNSFMLLAIPGLCGWGEAPGNVMTVTRNGRKYIIIPGILEGNIFIGPQPQRGWEASPEMLYTVGVLPPHHQYLAYYAWINTVFNASAMIHMGTMGSYEWLPGKEVMLAGFDFPDIVVDETPSIYIYRVDNAADGLAAKRRGLAVIIDHLTPAMKSTDLYGELLTLRELISNYKKADEQLKTQYLAEIRNTAIKLKLGDELGISIQNSTPDELTAAISGYLMRIESTLIPTGLHTFGREWSSEAITYMVSSMISTGDSSIHLLLSAEYGWIYGELTPEQRAVIENRTLTMVRALVDGSKPENLTSSPDILSKLQAAAEYIALLRKSTAGEMSSLLNALRGGYVEPGPGREPLMNPSSLPTGRNFYTIDPSTVPTQAAYSMGAEIVRRVLATYTEPPEKLAVVIWGVDTARDDGAMVSFVLNLLGVKPVWSSSGTVTGVKLIPLSELGRPRIDAVVTVSGLFRDVYGQVAVTMDRAFRLALAASYTTILERYPQVSEALEATIKPLRTLKLFTPGSDPLEMNRVAGHWLELVQKYMDAGMNASEAGNMAIYRIFAPPLGSYGTGVKEAGEMSWTYNNTDELADLFMSRMGTSYSETGWGVKNVDLLADLLRGVSAVYQGRSTYLVGVTENDDMADYLGGLSLAIRKLTGSTPAVNIITVATGTPEILSLQGAIALDMRTRYLNPDYVRGLMSEGYAGANRLSSAVRSLWLWQVTSPSGVPSWAWDELADTYLRDVNGLGVREWLSGKNSYALISITGTMLQAAHEGHWKADEATLRLVASTWAQAMAENGVACCDCSCGNIAMMEWAMRYLNPDLLARVKEKLYAATGSSAFAPSGGSTPDVPSTPTPGEPGRGSTSAGRTPSPGSATGGSHGGAVDSGFTGASSASPGAEAGKAYEVSRAAASQGSSTGMPVYAIIGVIALVGLVGVGYFLGIGRNRI, from the coding sequence ATGGATTCAAGGGTAATAGTGATTGCAGTGTTACTCGTATTCATGTTTCAGGGTACAGCTGATGCAGCAGACAACAGCACAGTGGATGTCCTCGTCATACACTCCATCGAGGGGACGAGGGTTGTGAATGAGGCAGCCCACAGGGTCCTCCAGGAGTACCCTGATAGGAACATCAGCATCAGGGTCAGAAGTTCACCCCAGATAGTCAACTCCACACCCGAGGAGGTGGAGGCACTCCTAAACTCATCGGACGTCATAATCTGCAACTACCTGGGGACAGAGGACTACACGAGGATACTCAGGGTCGTAACAGCGAAACCCGAAATTCTGAACGGGAAATTCTTCGCAGTCTTCGATGGTGCAAGTGGACTTGAACTCGTCAGGATGAGCCGGATAAACGATGAACTGGTGTTCACCGGTGTCCCGGACACGGTGGTGAGCACTGTGAGCAGGGCCCTCAGGGTTCTCCAGCCCCTACCCCTACTTGAGGCCTACGTTAACCAGTACCCCCAGATAGCCCTCTGGGCCCAGGGGGAGGGATACTACTGCTACAGGAACGTCCCCAGCTACAGGAACCAGATACTCTGGGCCGCGGACGTATGGGCCAGGGGAAGGAACATTACACTCAACGTCACCTATGACCCCCCGGTTGCGGTTCCAAGGGAGCTCCTCTACCGCGACGGGAAACTCTACGGGAACCTCACAGATTACCTCAGGGACTACCCAATAGACCCTGCAAAGCCCACCATAGGCTTCATAGAATCAGAGAGCAACATGCTCGGCGGGGGAACAGCGCATATGGACAGCCTCATAGCGAGGCTCAGGGACACCTACAACATAATACCCGTGGTTGCAAGGTACGGTGAAAACACATACTCGGCGATGGTGAGGTTCTTCACAACAGCGCCTGACCTGGCATCATTTGAGGCCAACAGCACACTTTACAGTCCAAGGATCCAGGCACTGGTCTCCTTCAGCACCTACCTCCTCGGCGGTTCAGCCTCAGAGAAGGTGAAGGCACTCCTGAATTTCCTCAACGTCCCGGTTCTCAGGGGGGTTATAGTTAACACGAGGACCGTGGATGACTGGCTCCTATCCAGTGACGGTGTCACACCCTGGAGCCAGGATGACATCATGGGACAGGCGGGCTTCCCTGAGACCCAGGGACTCATAGAACCCATAATAATAGCCGCGGCCGAGTTCCAGATGGACCCGGTGACAGGCGCCTACACCTACTCCTACTCACCCATAACTGAGAGGATGGAGAAACTGGCAGCAAGGCTCACAAACTGGGTAAACCTGAGGTTAACACCGGCAGGGGAGAAGAGGATAGCCATCATATACTACAACTACCCGCCGGGCAAATCAGAGATCGGGGCAAGCTACCTCAACGTACCAGAGAGCATCTATGAGATACTCCTCAACCTCAAGAAGGAGGGATACAGGACCGGTAACATAACAGGAGCAGCTGAACTCGTAACCCTCATGATAGAGAGGGGGATAAACATTGCAAACTGGGCACCCGGTGAACTCGAGAGACTTGCAAACACCACAGGCGTCATACTCTGGGATGCAGAGGAATACCTCAGATGGTTCCAGGGCCTCAACCCCATAGCAAGGAGATACGTCACAGAGGGCCCCACAGCATACATGGAGGAACTCCTGAAACTGGGCCTCCAGAGGAATGTTAAGGTGGAGATCCTCATGAGGGCCCTGAACTCATGGTACGCTGAGATGAAGGACAACATAAAATCATCAGATAAAGCCTCTGAGGGCCTGCAGCTACTTGAAGTCATGTACACCGCACTCAGGGGAGTTATAGGTGGCAACTCCAGCCTCTGGGGCACATTCCATGCCGCGAGGAACTCCTTCATGCTCCTTGCAATACCAGGCCTCTGCGGCTGGGGTGAAGCCCCCGGGAATGTGATGACCGTAACAAGGAACGGCAGAAAATACATTATAATCCCTGGTATACTGGAGGGTAACATCTTCATCGGACCCCAGCCCCAGAGGGGATGGGAGGCCAGCCCTGAGATGCTCTACACCGTGGGTGTACTCCCACCACACCACCAGTACCTGGCCTACTATGCATGGATAAACACGGTCTTCAATGCCAGCGCAATGATACACATGGGCACCATGGGAAGCTACGAGTGGCTCCCTGGAAAGGAGGTCATGCTCGCAGGCTTCGACTTCCCTGACATAGTCGTGGATGAGACACCATCAATCTACATCTACCGTGTGGATAACGCAGCCGATGGACTGGCAGCCAAGAGGCGTGGACTCGCAGTCATCATCGACCACCTTACACCGGCAATGAAATCAACAGACCTGTACGGTGAACTCCTCACCCTCAGGGAGTTAATCTCAAACTACAAGAAGGCAGATGAACAGCTCAAAACCCAGTACCTGGCCGAGATACGGAACACAGCCATTAAACTGAAACTCGGAGATGAACTCGGCATCAGCATCCAGAACTCAACCCCCGATGAACTCACAGCAGCCATATCAGGGTACCTCATGAGGATCGAATCCACACTGATACCGACAGGACTCCACACCTTCGGGAGGGAGTGGAGCAGCGAGGCAATAACATACATGGTATCCTCAATGATCTCAACAGGCGACAGCTCCATCCACCTTCTACTGTCAGCAGAATACGGCTGGATCTACGGGGAACTCACACCTGAACAGCGTGCAGTGATCGAAAACAGGACGCTCACCATGGTAAGGGCCCTTGTAGACGGCTCAAAACCAGAGAACCTCACCTCATCGCCGGATATACTCAGCAAACTCCAGGCAGCAGCAGAGTACATAGCACTGCTCAGGAAGAGCACAGCCGGAGAGATGTCATCGCTCCTTAACGCACTCAGGGGCGGCTACGTTGAACCGGGACCAGGAAGGGAGCCCCTCATGAACCCATCAAGCCTCCCCACCGGCAGGAACTTCTACACCATAGACCCCAGCACCGTGCCAACACAGGCAGCCTACAGTATGGGGGCTGAGATAGTGAGGAGGGTCCTCGCCACCTACACGGAACCACCGGAGAAACTTGCAGTGGTGATATGGGGTGTGGACACAGCCAGGGACGACGGTGCCATGGTATCCTTTGTCCTGAACCTCCTGGGTGTGAAGCCGGTGTGGAGCAGCTCAGGTACAGTGACCGGGGTGAAACTCATACCACTCAGTGAACTTGGAAGGCCACGTATAGACGCGGTGGTCACGGTGAGCGGACTCTTCAGGGACGTCTACGGTCAGGTGGCTGTTACAATGGACAGGGCTTTCAGGCTGGCACTTGCGGCATCATACACCACCATACTTGAAAGGTATCCACAGGTATCAGAGGCCCTGGAGGCGACCATTAAGCCCCTCAGAACACTTAAACTATTCACACCAGGAAGTGACCCCCTTGAGATGAACAGGGTGGCAGGGCACTGGCTTGAACTGGTCCAGAAGTACATGGATGCAGGTATGAACGCCTCAGAGGCCGGTAACATGGCCATCTACAGGATATTCGCACCACCACTGGGATCCTATGGTACAGGCGTCAAGGAGGCTGGTGAGATGTCCTGGACCTACAATAATACAGATGAACTGGCAGACCTGTTCATGAGCCGCATGGGGACATCCTACTCAGAGACAGGGTGGGGTGTTAAGAACGTTGACCTCCTGGCAGACCTCCTCAGGGGTGTATCCGCGGTTTACCAGGGAAGGAGCACCTACCTTGTGGGTGTCACAGAGAACGATGACATGGCAGACTACCTGGGCGGCCTATCACTGGCGATACGTAAACTCACAGGCAGCACACCAGCAGTTAACATAATAACAGTGGCCACAGGCACACCTGAGATCCTCTCGCTCCAGGGGGCCATCGCCCTTGATATGAGGACACGCTACCTCAACCCTGACTATGTGAGGGGCCTGATGTCTGAGGGGTACGCCGGTGCCAACAGGCTCTCCTCGGCGGTGAGGTCCCTCTGGCTCTGGCAGGTCACATCCCCCTCTGGTGTGCCTTCATGGGCCTGGGATGAACTTGCAGATACCTACCTGAGGGACGTTAATGGCCTCGGTGTCAGGGAGTGGCTATCAGGTAAGAACTCCTATGCACTGATATCCATCACGGGCACCATGCTCCAGGCGGCCCATGAGGGCCACTGGAAGGCTGATGAGGCAACACTCAGGCTCGTTGCATCCACGTGGGCACAGGCGATGGCAGAGAATGGGGTTGCCTGCTGTGACTGCAGCTGCGGCAACATCGCAATGATGGAGTGGGCAATGAGGTACCTCAACCCGGACCTCCTTGCAAGGGTTAAGGAGAAACTGTATGCTGCCACAGGGAGCTCAGCATTCGCCCCATCAGGTGGATCCACCCCTGATGTGCCCTCAACCCCGACTCCAGGAGAGCCAGGTAGGGGGTCAACCTCAGCCGGGCGAACACCATCGCCAGGGAGTGCAACTGGAGGGTCTCATGGTGGAGCTGTGGATTCAGGGTTCACCGGTGCTTCCTCGGCATCACCCGGGGCTGAGGCTGGGAAGGCCTATGAGGTGAGCAGGGCAGCTGCATCACAGGGTTCCAGTACTGGAATGCCGGTCTACGCCATAATCGGTGTTATTGCACTTGTTGGTCTTGTTGGTGTGGGCTATTTCCTTGGGATTGGAAGAAACAGAATATAA